The following are from one region of the Pocillopora verrucosa isolate sample1 chromosome 3, ASM3666991v2, whole genome shotgun sequence genome:
- the LOC131774501 gene encoding melatonin receptor type 1A-like yields the protein MSQNRAGHPSLEKYVVLLADRQTGVVVMEALVCAVLLLTALLGNSLVLWMVWKNKNLRTIPNHFIVSLAFADIGMATICQPPCLTVLVTGKRTYGNFVCQLQGYAIAMLACVSLLTLTVVAVNRYFLIVRPKNYQKIFSTRNTRIMIAVIWLVSLVEPVPYLASNHRYVYHAGKFFCFQVVEVDFFTLLGYMFVFIPMLVLSFCYYNVFKALKEHNKRFHSLRRRGDQPNAARISVEEINVTKTLFLTVCAFLICWTPIAIVDFIGFGQGGWNLPREVYVMYTFLGQLSTVINPVIYGVMNKTFRDEYKKLFKWSGGADITQESTEDTPQTQESKCSVL from the coding sequence ATGTCTCAAAACAGAGCCGGTCATCCGTCGCTTGAGAAGTACGTAGTACTCCTTGCCGATAGACAAACGGGAGTTGTGGTTATGGAAGCGCTTGTTTGCGCCGTCCTACTTCTCACAGCTCTGCTGGGGAATTCTTTAGTTTTGTGGATGGTGTGGAAGAACAAAAATCTCCGAACAATTCCAAACCATTTTATCGTTTCCCTTGCTTTTGCCGACATCGGAATGGCAACCATATGCCAGCCGCCGTGCCTCACGGTCCTCGTGACGGGGAAACGAACTTACGGAAATTTTGTCTGTCAGCTTCAAGGATATGCTATAGCCATGCTGGCTTGTGTGTCACTTTTAACGCTAACCGTGGTCGCTGTAAATCGGTACTTTTTAATCGTCCGTCCGAAGAACTACCAGAAGATCTTCAGCACAAGGAACACTCGTATCATGATTGCTGTTATTTGGCTCGTCTCTCTCGTTGAACCAGTACCTTATCTTGCTTCCAACCATCGTTACGTGTACCATGCGgggaagttcttttgttttcaagtcgTCGAAGTCGACTTTTTCACTTTACTCGGGTACATGTTCGTTTTCATTCCCATGTTGGTGCTTTCGTTTTGTTATTACAAcgttttcaaagctttgaaaGAGCATAACAAACGGTTCCATAGCTTGCGACGCCGAGGAGACCAGCCAAACGCTGCAAGGATCTCTGTTGAGGAgataaatgtgacaaaaacttTGTTTCTTACAGTTTGCGCCTTCCTAATCTGTTGGACACCGATTGCCATTGTGGATTTCATAGGGTTTGGACAAGGAGGCTGGAACCTTCCTCGTGAGGTGTACGTGATGTACACATTTTTGGGTCAGTTGAGTACAGTGATAAACCCGGTCATTTATGGCGTCATGAACAAGACCTTCCGAGACGAATACAAGAAGCTGTTTAAATGGAGCGGTGGAGCCGACATAACGCAAGAATCCACTGAAGACACTCCACAGACGCAGGAGAGTAAGTGCTCTGTGCTTTAG
- the LOC131774500 gene encoding cytochrome P450 4F4: MFVVLEWPSLSWTPLSFLLSVFAIAVFSIAVSFIFVLGRAYSQVRNFDGPPCHLIKGHLEQATFDGQGLRFHQKCTELYKTAYRVWFGPLKSAVVLCHPDAVKPLLATTFKDRTVSRLLAAFLGVGLGLQEGERWKNSRRLLTPAFHFETIQPYIKIFQESADILLGKWASSPSREVELFHDIGLLTFDSILKCAFSYWSDCQVKRPDSFLRAVHENTQAIMDRFRTPLHHSDFVYNLTSAGRRFKKNSEIVGCKADEIIKKRRKALMERPEEEALRRQEHFDFLDILLEARRDDGQGLTDEEIRAEVRTFMFAGLDTVTSAISWILYCLALYPEHQRKCREEIDLLFENGNDLQRADLCNVPYLKLCINESMRLYTPVPIICRLSDKEYEIQGRTLPSGTFLYVNIFAIHRNPYIWKNPEVFDPLRFTEENTKKRPSHTFIPFSSGRRNCIGKNFAMAEIKSTIAMILHRFELTVSEDNMVSMEDLLTVLVLRSKKGLKVNVTPRDHNHNSPTVCSERANIKC; encoded by the exons ATGTTTGTAGTGCTCGAGTGGCCCTCTTTGTCATGGACGCCGCTCTCTTTCCTACTGTCTGTATTTGCAATCGCAGTCTTCAGCATCGCAGTTTCTTTCATCTTTGTTCTGGGAAGAGCTTACTCTCAAGTCCGTAACTTTGATGGTCCACCATGCCATCTAATCAAAGGACATTTAGAACAG GCTACATTCGATGGTCAAGGGCTTCGTTTTCACCAAAAGTGTACAGAGCTTTACAAGACAGCTTATCGTGTTTGGTTTGGACCTTTAAAGTCGGCGGTCGTTCTCTGTCACCCTGATGCTGTGAAACCGTTGCTGGCGACCACTTTTAAAGATCGAACTGTCAGCCGCCTGTTGGCTGCATTTCTAG GTGTTGGTCTCGGTCTCCAAGAAGGAGAGAGATGGAAAAATTCGCGGAGACTTCTAACTCCAGCTTTCCACTTCGAAACTATCCAACCATACATCAAGATTTTCCAAGAATCTGCAGATATTTTATTG GGTAAATGGGCGTCGTCCCCGAGCAGAGAGGTGGAGCTCTTTCATGATATAGGGTTGCTGACGTTTGACTCCATCTTGAAATGCGCCTTCAGTTACTGGAGTGACTGTCAAGTGAAAag ACCTGACTCCTTCCTGAGAGCCGTTCACGAAAATACTCAAGCAATTATGGATCGGTTTCG GACTCCTCTGCACCATTCAgattttgtttacaatctgacGTCCGCGGGAAGAAGGTTCAAAAAGAATTCTGAGATTGTTGGTTGCAAGGCAGATGaaattatcaagaaaagaagaaaggctCTGATGGAAAGG cCAGAAGAAGAGGCTTTGAGAAGACAAGAGCATTTTGACTTCCTCGACATTCTTCTTGAAGCCAGG cgCGATGATGGACAAGGATTAACGGATGAAGAGATTCGAGCTGAAGTAAGAACATTCATGTTTGCGGGACTTGACACGGTGACCAGTG CAATCAGCTGGATCCTCTACTGCCTGGCCCTCTACCCTGAGCACCAGCGGAAATGCCGGGAAGAAATTGATTTActttttgaaaatggaaatgatttACAACG AGCGGATCTCTGCAACGTTCCTTATCTCAAGCTTTGCATCAATGAGTCAATGCGTCTGTACACCCCAGTTCCGATTATATGTCGTTTATCGGACAAGGAATATGAAATTCAAGGAAGAACCCTCCCTTCAG GTACTTTTCTGTATGTCAACATCTTCGCTATTCATCGTAACCCTTACATTTGGAAAAATCCAGAG GTATTTGATCCTTTGCGGTTCACAGAGGAGAACACCAAAAAACGGCCATCGCACACtttcattcccttttcatccGGGAGAAG AAACTGTATAGGAAAGAATTTTGCAATGGCGGAGATCAAATCTACAATAGCTATGATATTGCATCG GTTTGAGCTTACGGTTAGTGAAGATAATATGGTGTCAATGGAGGACCTTCTCACAGTACTTGTATTACGTAGTAAGAAGGGACTAAAAGTTAACGTTACCCCAAGAGATCACAACCATAATTCACCGACGGTTTGTTCTGAACGAGCAAACATAAAGTGCTGA